CCCTTCTCGGAGGGGCAGGGGTGGGTTAACTCCTACAGGAAAAACCCTTAGCCCCTGTCAAAAAACAGCCAGGCAACCAGGTAGCTGGCCAGCACGAGCGCAAAACCCACGGCAAACACCGTGTAGGAAAGCTTCAGCAGCCGGTACTTTCTTGATAACACCTTTCCCTGGAGGTAAATATTGTCGGCCATACTGTTGTAAAGCAGGTTGTGGTCGCGCATGATGTTTCGGATGCCCTCACGGTAGGTATCAGAGTTCAGCTGCACAAAGTCTCCGAAGAAAAGGAAGTCTATTTTGTCCTCAGGGCGGGTGGTATTTTTGATATTAGGGCGCGTGGAAAGCAGCGCGCAGATAACAGTTACCACGCACACAATCGTCAGCAGGATAGACGGCACAATCAGGTGCGGCACGCCCTCAAACTCACTGAAAAAGGAGGAAATCATAATAGAGGCGATGATGGCGTTTACCGAGATCATCATGTTGGCTTTGCTGTCGGCGATAACGCTTAGCTGCAGGTGGCTTGCCATGGTGGTTCGGAACATGGTTTCGATGCCCTTGCTTACCTTCTGCTCCTTCTCCTTCTTCAGGTCCTTTTTCAGGTCCACGTTCTCCTCCCAAAGCGCCTCCAGTTCTACGTTGTCCTTTTTCAGGTCCTTTCGCTTTTGCTTCAGTAGGTTCAGGTTGGCTTCCTTGCCGTTCGAGAAAGCGCGTTTGGCATATTTGGTAAAGTAGTAGTGCTTCTTCAGCAATGCCCGCTGTCGGTCAATCCAGTCGAACTGCCCTATTTTGGTGGGCGCAACATCCTTTGCTCTCTTCTCGGCCTGCTCCAGGTAATCGTCGGAAGCAAAAAAGCTTGATACAGCGTCACAGAGCGCCTCCTCCAGCGCATCCTTTGGTTGCTGCGGGTACTGTGTCGCAGCGATGCTCTGCTTTATTTTAGTTATCTCAGGCTTTGACAGGCCGCTGCTCTCTAAAAACTCCGTCACGGGCAGAATCTTGCTGTCGTCCAGCAATTCTCCAGACTCGCCGTAGCACAGGTCGTGGAGCCAGGCCGCCAGCAGCAGGATGCGCATGTCGTCCTCATTGAAATCGCAGAACCGGCCGATTACCTCAGCCACGGCCACCAGCGTGCGCGTGTGCTCCAGATCAAATCCGGCAGTCTCACTAACGCCGTCCATAGGTAACTGGCGCTCTACGTAAACGTGCGCCCTTTGCAGTATATCATCTTCCATCATGGCTAACCAGGCTTAAACTTTCCGAAGATCGCTCTCTTGAACATTCCAGTCATTATTAAGAATTGGTTTATGCCCCAAAGAATGAACTGATGCATGAAAATAATGTATAAAACAATAAATTCCTACTATATTTATAGTATTGAACAGGTTGTAAGGAGGCGAAAGTGTCAGGTTTTTAGGTACTTGTGGGGATTATAGGGTAAACGGAGGTATTGAAGGTGTGGGGGCCGCCCTATCGGAGCTAAAAAATATTGCCCTTCTAGCTGTTTTTCAAATTCAGGGCAACTTGCCAATTGCGGCCCAGGCATTACCAGGCAAAGCTCAAAACCTGCTAAAACAATGTATAACACCAGATTATTCGTTTTTTTTCCGTTACCGTAAATGTAAAAGATAACGTATTGCTATTGAATTAATTTAAATATTTCGTCTTAAGCTCATATCATGAGTCATCACCGACAGCTTGCAGCCATCATGTTCACCGATATTGAGGGGTACAGTGCTACCATGCAGTACAGTGAACAGCAGGCTATATTTCTGAAGAACCGGCACCGCGAAGTGCTGCAACAAGAGCATGAGCGGTACAATGGGCGCATCGTGCAGTATTATGGCGACGGCACTCTCAGTATTTTCCAGAGTGCCGTGGAGGCGGTGGAGTGCGCGCTAGCCATGCAGCTCGCTTTCCGGCAGGAGCCCCATGTACCTGTGCGGATGGGCCTGCATATGGGCGATGTGATCTTTGACGACGACCAGCTGTTCGGGGATGGCGTTAACCTGGCCTCCCGCATCGAGACGCTTGGCGTGGCTGGCAGCGTGCTCATTTCTGATAAGATCAACGATGAGATACTGAATCATCCTGAATTTAAGACAAGATCGGTTGGAACCTACCAATTCAAGAACATTGAGCGGAAGGTGGAGGTATTTGCGCTGGACCATGAGGGGCTGGTGAAGCCGGAGCCCAATACACTGCACGGAAAAACGGCGGAACCAAAGAA
Above is a window of Pontibacter akesuensis DNA encoding:
- a CDS encoding Pycsar system effector family protein, coding for MMEDDILQRAHVYVERQLPMDGVSETAGFDLEHTRTLVAVAEVIGRFCDFNEDDMRILLLAAWLHDLCYGESGELLDDSKILPVTEFLESSGLSKPEITKIKQSIAATQYPQQPKDALEEALCDAVSSFFASDDYLEQAEKRAKDVAPTKIGQFDWIDRQRALLKKHYYFTKYAKRAFSNGKEANLNLLKQKRKDLKKDNVELEALWEENVDLKKDLKKEKEQKVSKGIETMFRTTMASHLQLSVIADSKANMMISVNAIIASIMISSFFSEFEGVPHLIVPSILLTIVCVVTVICALLSTRPNIKNTTRPEDKIDFLFFGDFVQLNSDTYREGIRNIMRDHNLLYNSMADNIYLQGKVLSRKYRLLKLSYTVFAVGFALVLASYLVAWLFFDRG